The DNA region TGCCCAACCAGCAAATACTTTCACCGCTATTTTAACTTTTGGATCTATCATCCAGTCAAAAAGCTGCTCAACAGCGGGTTCAAGATCAAGGCTGTTGAGTTTTTGCTTTACCGGGGAGTGTTCCTTTTCTTCGGTGGCGTGCATCAGTATTTTAGCATAATGCCTCTGGCAGCCGGGATTGGTAACCTGTGGCAATCGTTCAATAAAATATTGCAGGTTGCCGGTAAAAACATTAGCATCCTTCAAAAACATATTTTCAAGCAGCCAGGCCGCACGGAAGGCGAGAGGCTTATCGGGGTGAAAGGTAATGTCAATCAGATCATGCAAATTAAATTGCTGCCCGGTTAAAATACGGCTCAATTCAAGTACCTTAAGCTTGCCAATGGTGTTCGCTATTTTTTTTGTGAGTTCGTCGCGGGTCATTATAGCTTAAAAGTAAATAAATGCCGATACGTAACCTAAAACACCTGTTCATTTCTGGCATTCACTTTCAATGTCACCAAAAGTTATACATTTGCTATCCGTATTAACAATTTAATAGATACATGGTTAAATTCAACCGATTTACACTTGACAATGGCCTTAGGGTTATTGTACATGAAGACAACACAACGCCAATGGCCGTGCTTAACATTTTATATGATGTTGGAGCACGCGATGAAGATCCGGAACAAACCGGGTTTGCCCATTTGTTTGAGCACCTCATGTTTGGCGGCTCTGTCAATATACCTGTTTATGACGAACCACTGCAAAGGGTAGGAGGCGAAAATAATGCCTTTACCAGCAACGATATCACCAACTATTATATTACCTTACCATCTGCCAACCTGGAAACCGCATTTTGGCTGGAGAGTGACCGGATGCTGAGCCTTGCTTTTAGCGAAAAAAGCCTTGAGGTGCAGCGTAACGTAGTTATAGAGGAGTTTAAACAGCGGTACTTAAATCAGCCTTACGGCGATGTTTGGCTAAAGCTTCGTCCGCTGGTTTACAAAAAACACCCTTATCGCTGGGCAACCATTGGTAAAACAATCAAACATATCGAAGATGCGCAAATTGAAGACGTAAAAGCTTTCTTCAAAAAACATTACAATCCTCAAAACGCTATTGTGGTGGTAGGCGGTAATGTGACTACCGAGCAAGTAAAAGAGCTTTCCGAAAAATGGTTTGCCCCGATCCCGGCCGGCGAAAAATATCACCGCAACCTTCCCCGGGAACCTGAACAACAGGAGGCCCGGCGCGAAACTGTTGTTGCCAAAGTACCGCTTAATGATGTGTACATAGCTTTCCAGATGGGTACACGTACAGATGAAGATTACTATGCGGTTGAACTGCTCTCGGATATTCTTTCCCGGGGCAATTCATCACGGCTATATAAATCGCTGATCAAGGAAAAGCAGATTTTTAGTGAGGTACATGCTTACATCACCGGCAGTTTGGATAAAGGCATGTTTGTATTAGAAGGCAAGCCGCTTGAAGGCATCAGCATTGAACAAGCGGAGGCTGCATTATGGGAGGAACTGGAGAAAATAAAAGCTGAGGAAATCCCGGCAGATGAACTTACTAAAGTTCAGAACAAAACCGAATCAACCATGATCTTTTCAGAAATGTCACTATTGGATAAGGCCATGAACCTGGCCTCATTTGAATTGCTGGGCGATGCTGACCTGATTAACCATGAAACAGCAAAATATCTTGCTGTAAGCGCTGCTCAAGTAAAAGCACAAGCCAATAAACTGTTCAGAAAAGATAATTCATCAACACTTATTTATTTGGCGGAGAAATAAATCGTCTTGAATCTGAATTTACAGAATTTAAGAATTTGCTGAATTTGAAATTACATTCTGAAAATTAAAAAATTCTGCAAATTCTGATTCAGACTAACAATATACATATGATCAACAGAAAATTAGCCCCCGAATTCAGGGCTATCGATAATATTAATCTGATTAGGCCGGAGCACAGGAAACTCAGCAATGGCTGCAACATTTTTTGCTTTAACTCCGGCGACCAGGAGCTGGTGCGTATTGAGTGGATCTTCGGTAACCTAAGCTTTGATCCGGCGAAGCCATTGCTTAA from Mucilaginibacter sp. SJ includes:
- a CDS encoding M16 family metallopeptidase; amino-acid sequence: MVKFNRFTLDNGLRVIVHEDNTTPMAVLNILYDVGARDEDPEQTGFAHLFEHLMFGGSVNIPVYDEPLQRVGGENNAFTSNDITNYYITLPSANLETAFWLESDRMLSLAFSEKSLEVQRNVVIEEFKQRYLNQPYGDVWLKLRPLVYKKHPYRWATIGKTIKHIEDAQIEDVKAFFKKHYNPQNAIVVVGGNVTTEQVKELSEKWFAPIPAGEKYHRNLPREPEQQEARRETVVAKVPLNDVYIAFQMGTRTDEDYYAVELLSDILSRGNSSRLYKSLIKEKQIFSEVHAYITGSLDKGMFVLEGKPLEGISIEQAEAALWEELEKIKAEEIPADELTKVQNKTESTMIFSEMSLLDKAMNLASFELLGDADLINHETAKYLAVSAAQVKAQANKLFRKDNSSTLIYLAEK